DNA sequence from the Methanofollis formosanus genome:
GTCAAGGCCCTGGGGATCCTTGAAGAGAAACGGACCGCGATGAAAGAAAAGGAGAAACAGCATGGCAATTGAAGAACAGGTGCTCAAAGAGACCGCCCTCGCAGACCTGCACAAGGAGGTGCAGGTCTACCATAACCGGGGCTTCCGCCTGGTCCAGGTGAGTTGCTCGATGGTCGAGGACTCCTTTGAACTCAGTTACAGCTTTGACAAGGACTACCACTTCGAGAGCCTGCGGGTCATGGTCCCGGCCGGGACGACGGTGAAGAGTATCTCAGGGATCTACTGGGCGGCCTTCATCTACGAGAACGAGATCCACGACTTCTTCGGTCTTGAGTTCGAGGGCATGAGCCTTGACTACAACGGCACGCTCTTCAAGACCGCGAAGAAGTTTCCCTTTGCAAACGTCACCTTCAGGGGGGAGGAACCATGTCAAAAGAAATAGTCGTGCCTTTCGGCCCGCAACACCCGGTGCTCCCCGAACCTCTCCATCTCGACCTCGTCGTCGAGGACGAGAAGGTGAAGGAGGCGATTCCCGGCGTCGGCTATATCCACCGCGGGCTGGAGACG
Encoded proteins:
- a CDS encoding NADH-quinone oxidoreductase subunit C; this encodes MAIEEQVLKETALADLHKEVQVYHNRGFRLVQVSCSMVEDSFELSYSFDKDYHFESLRVMVPAGTTVKSISGIYWAAFIYENEIHDFFGLEFEGMSLDYNGTLFKTAKKFPFANVTFRGEEPCQKK